A single Hippopotamus amphibius kiboko isolate mHipAmp2 chromosome 5, mHipAmp2.hap2, whole genome shotgun sequence DNA region contains:
- the COMTD1 gene encoding catechol O-methyltransferase domain-containing protein 1 isoform X2: MVVEATAPRARPRLGGAARARGSRGCPSSPRASDPDAAASCPHHGPARAPALCARRASPGLGRAGRGLRQRPLPGETVPPMAIPAGEAPAAPRGQPPVAVSAEPLHAGAPGAAEPAAGTFTGYSALALALALPPAGRVVTCEVDAGPPELGRPLWRQAEEEHKIDLRLKPALETLDELLAAGEAGTFDVAVVDADKENCTAYYERCLQLLRPGGVLAVLSLYHTASGISVPQPRTEPGPQQ, encoded by the exons ATGGTGGTCGAGGCCACGGCTCCGAGGGCACGGCCCCGGCTAGGCGGAGCCGCGAGGGCCCGCGGCTCCCGGGGCTGTCCCAGTAGCCCCAGGGCAAGTGACCCGGACGCCGCGGCCTCCTGCCCGCACCATGGCCCAGCCCGTGCCCCGGCTCTCTGTGCCCGCCGCGCTAGCCCTGGGCTCGGCCGCGCTGGGCGCGGCCTTCGCCAGCGGCCTCTTCCTGG GGAGACGGTGCCTCCCATGGCGATCCCGGCGGGAGAAGCGCCTGCTGCCCCCCGAGGACAGCCCCCTGTGGCAGTATCTGCTGAGCCGCTCCATGCGGGAGCACCCGGCGCTGCGGAGCCTGCGGCTG GTACTTTCACAGGCTACTCAGCCCTAGCGTTGGCCCTGGCGCTGCCCCCGGCTGGGCGCGTGGTAACCTGCGAGGTGGACGCGGGGCCCCCGGAGCTCGGGCGTCCCCTGTGGAGGCAG GCCGAGGAGGAGCACAAGATAGACCTTCGGCTGAAGCCCGCCCTGGAGACCCTGG ACGAGCTCCTGGCCGCGGGCGAGGCCGGCACCTTCGACGTGGCCGTGGTGGACGCGGACAAGGAGAACTGCACCGCCTACTATGAGCGGTGCCTGCAGCTGCTGCGACCCGGAGGCGTCCTCGCTGTGCTCAGT ttgtacCACACAGCtagtggaatctcagttccccaaccaaggactgaacctgggccacagcagtga
- the COMTD1 gene encoding catechol O-methyltransferase domain-containing protein 1 isoform X1: MAQPVPRLSVPAALALGSAALGAAFASGLFLGRRCLPWRSRREKRLLPPEDSPLWQYLLSRSMREHPALRSLRLLTLEQPQGDSMITCEQAQLLANLARLIKAEKALDLGTFTGYSALALALALPPAGRVVTCEVDAGPPELGRPLWRQAEEEHKIDLRLKPALETLDELLAAGEAGTFDVAVVDADKENCTAYYERCLQLLRPGGVLAVLSVLWRGEVLQPKPQDKAAQCVRNLNERILRDARVHISLLPLGDGLTLAFKI; this comes from the exons ATGGCCCAGCCCGTGCCCCGGCTCTCTGTGCCCGCCGCGCTAGCCCTGGGCTCGGCCGCGCTGGGCGCGGCCTTCGCCAGCGGCCTCTTCCTGG GGAGACGGTGCCTCCCATGGCGATCCCGGCGGGAGAAGCGCCTGCTGCCCCCCGAGGACAGCCCCCTGTGGCAGTATCTGCTGAGCCGCTCCATGCGGGAGCACCCGGCGCTGCGGAGCCTGCGGCTG CTGACCCTGGAGCAGCCGCAGGGGGATTCCATGATTACCTGTGAGCAGGCCCAGCTCCTGGCCAACCTGGCTCGCCTCATCAAGGCTGAGAAGGCGCTGGACCTGG GTACTTTCACAGGCTACTCAGCCCTAGCGTTGGCCCTGGCGCTGCCCCCGGCTGGGCGCGTGGTAACCTGCGAGGTGGACGCGGGGCCCCCGGAGCTCGGGCGTCCCCTGTGGAGGCAG GCCGAGGAGGAGCACAAGATAGACCTTCGGCTGAAGCCCGCCCTGGAGACCCTGG ACGAGCTCCTGGCCGCGGGCGAGGCCGGCACCTTCGACGTGGCCGTGGTGGACGCGGACAAGGAGAACTGCACCGCCTACTATGAGCGGTGCCTGCAGCTGCTGCGACCCGGAGGCGTCCTCGCTGTGCTCAGT GTCCTGTGGCGTGGAGAGGTGTTGCAGCCTAAACCTCAGGATAAGGCAGCCCAGTGTGTGCGAAACCTGAACGAGCGCATTCTGCGGGACGCCAGGGTCCACATCAGCCTCCTGCCCCTGGGCGACGGCCTCACCTTAGCCTTCAAGATCTAG